TGTTTTCTTCAGGTAGGTCTATCGAATCTAAGAATGTTGTAGTTCATTCGGGACGCCAGTTCTATACACTGAAATCGACGTTGAGTTGGATTTATGAATGTATTCGATTAATTTATAGTTCATTTATAGTTTGTTTGAATGGTGATTAAATGCTTGGTTAATTTAGATGCTGCTATAATCCCTAGGTTAGATTGATTTTAATTAGGAAGAGTCTAGGTCTTGACTAGCCTCGTTTTTCGAAGTTGTTCTCGCTAGAATCATCAACATTTGGTCGTTGGAGGAAGAAATACCGACCAGTTCTTCAGAGAAGTTCCAAACCGCTTCTTCGACGCAACGTAGGTGTAGTTGAAGCTCTGGAAAGCAAGGAGCACTCATGTGTTGATCGTGGAGTCAATGCATCGATAGATAATGAGTTACAAACGGTACTGTTTTCCAATATTCAGATCTATAGAGGAATCATCATCGACTCCTTTATTCTTCATCTCCTTGTGTCGAAATTATCATCTGAGGTTTCCAATGCTTTGGCGAACTTCTGTAGCGACGAGTTCCAGTAAAATGAGACAAAGACGATGAAGAACGAAACTTTGTCGGAAGTTTCTTGTCCAGATCAGAAGAATAGAGTCCGCCTCTATTCTTCGACTTTTAATTCCAGCAGCCACTAGACGAAACTATATGACGACAAGGATCAGTTGATTCTAAGGCGACTACAGCCATCGGTCGAGGAATCTCCAAGAGCATCCACGATGTTGAGAATCGACGAGCATCAACACACCCGAGGAAGACGACGGAAAGCTTTTCAGCTTTTCTGAGATTTTTTTTGCTTCCTTGAAGTTCCGAGGTGCATTCAATTTGGCCCTCGGACTTCTCAAACATTTAAATGTTCCCAAGaacttaaattcaaaattaatttaacaattaaaaattaaattggcCCTCCAACTAATTGCCTTGTGCAATTTTGACCTCGAACTTTTAAATTTAGgttattttaaatacatttgaattaatttgatCATTGGACTATTTCTTACGTCCATTTCGACCATCTAACTTTATATTTGTccaattttgaataaaaaaaagttcaattgataactttttgGGAATACCTTGGTTTGTTTGGTTCCTTCAACACCAAACAACATTGTTTCTTCAATTAGAGCTtccaaatgattttagaaacatttaaaaaatttaagaatggtcaaaaatattattttcaacaatatatatattttttccaaaaCTTTTGGGGCTCGTTTGAAAAACGACTTATTTTGAAACGCTCATATCTTGAGCTGCATAGCCTAGAAAATTATGAGATTTTGGCAATAGGtccacaaaattatttttgacctCCCTAGAAATTTTCATAACTCTTTTGAAAAAATGCTCATTTTATTGGAGTCATATCGAGAGTCTTGTATCCCCGAAAATTTCTAAAATCGAGTGCGAAGTACTTCTAAAAAATATGTTCGACATGCACAAAAATCTTGAGATTCTTTTCGGAAAATACTCGATTTCGATTGTTGCATACTTTAGAGatccaattattattttctttctttaatccACATCCCGATACACTTGTGAACTCCTTTTCGTACAAGGATTCACAGTTTAGATCAACAAGCAAATCTCCAAGCAAATATGCAAAGCGATTAGTTCACATTATGGCTCACATGTTTGCCGGTGGAGTGCATTCGAAGTTTCATTACATCTTTTTTTGTCTAGGAAAAACCTAACGAGagtcaaaaattatttctatactAAACATAGGGTATTCTGTTAAATAGAAACCAAGAGAATTTTTATGGCTTGATGTTAACCATTATCTAGATCTAATCAAAACTAGGATTACTCCTTCTAGATTATATACAAGGTTAGGATTTACACAAACAAAAGAATTCTGAACTCAGAATGCAAACATGTAACGTACATTCACAAACAAATTGCCAACTACATTTGAGCAGAGACTATCCCACGGGATAGGCGCATAAGAGTTAGCAACTTCGACCATTTTCTCATGTGTAATCAAGCACCGACCCTTTATAATTCATGATTACTCCGTTtacttttctttaattatttttgaagtaaACTAAAGTCACAAATCTTAAAGTTAactgaattattatattttgtacaCGTACTAATATGAAACTTGTACGTGCTAATTAAAAGAAGTCTATGATGTAGAACAACATTTTGGTTCCTCATCTCAAACAGATAAGACAACATCCTATAAGGATAATCTTCTTATTTACTTTTTGTGAGATTCGAGAGGAAGGTAAACCATAGGGTTCTATAACATaaccttcaattttttttttcattctaaaACCGCACGGGTCGTGTTTATCATTCAAGTCTTTCGATGCGTCCCCTATATGGACGAAGCCCCCTATATGGACGAAGCACTCGAAAGGATAGGTAAGGGATGAGACCGACCAATTTTGGATCGTACAAACCGATCTTAAAGACGGAGCATTCAAATTGATGAATCTACTCTTAGGAACATATCATTTCATGCTCTAAAACAAAAAAGttagacaaactctaaaattgtTAGACGAGAAAGTCTCGCCTAAAAAAAAAAACGCATACAATCATCACTGTTCATATCATTGGATTCTTGATTCAaacattcaaatataaatatttactgCACTTCGATTAGTCTTTTGAACTTCAGTCtgttctaaaataaattatacgtTGTGTGAACCAAAGAATtcatatcttttaaaaatattttgaaatacttatataaaaataaataataaaatgacttttataatatatgataaataatagattaaaaatatattattaaacatatatcaataattcagtCAAATTGATTActatttataagataattaattataaaatgtgtTCCTATTATTCTTAATCAatcaatattgaaatatattttttttttaaaattgcacctatcaatatttaaaatttggtgTAAACATGTAAAagcaattaatttattattttatttataattttactaattaatatggTATAAGAGTAGAGACATATAATAAGAGTTAGTCATATACCCACATAAAAATTgggaagaatgccaattttacACACTAAGTTATaagaaagtgtcaaatttacttattaaatatcaaaattctatttatatgtatgaacttgtcaaaaagtgtcaaatatatttaaaataacagaaatattaGCGGCGTCAAAAATTTcgccacatgtaatatccacctattttattttttaatttgacattacttttaattatttttccattcaaacaaaacttatttttacttacccatttttttctctctcatccctccacaactctccattttttttctaacttttctctctttgaTTAACCCAAGTTCTTTCGGATTTTTACCTTCTTTCTATTAACCTCCAAGTGCTAAATAACTGAACTTTAAACAGTCATCCTCGTTGGTGGAAGTTTTTGTTGGCCGATTCCTAAATTATAGACGTTGTGGCCAAAATCTTTATTAGTCGAACCCTAAATCATTGTGGCCATTAACGGAAAATGCCGAATCAAGGTAAAATCTCCCTTAACtgacttgttttaattttagttttcataatacTCACACTGTTAAACTTTATCAGCTCTCAGACGTAAACCCCAAATCCAAGTCTTTCTCAGTTAAACCTTAAACAATCATCGTCATTGGTTGAAACATTCATTGGTCGAATCCTAAATCGTCAACGTTGTGGTGAAATCTTTGTTGGCCGAATCCTAAATCGCCAGCGCTGTGGCGAAGTCTTAATAACTCGTTactttttagaacaatttttttaattaatcaattaaatattcttattaataataaaattacttatattatggagaaatgaagagagaagtatttaaagaaaatggtaaGGTGTGAgagtaaagagagaaaaaataaataagaaaatattttgatgttttgtttgaataaaaaataattaaagtaatgtcaatttaaaaaaataaaaaatatgtggatattacatgtgtcaaaatatgtttaacatttatgttattttaaatatattttacactttTTGACAacttagtatatataaatagaattttgatacttaataagtaaatttgacaccttcttacaatTTGGTGTATAAAATTGATCTTCTTCccataaaaattcaaatttataaattgtagTAATATTAGGATAaccattataataaataatagattaatgatatatcaatgatatttttataattgataatctaaaaattattaaataatatatatattaatgtgtagtcttaaaaagtaaatattgaATGTTCATTTTTCATAAGGGAAATAACACCAGTAGGAAGACAGCACGTGGACTGCGTCGGAGTCATGAAATGAAATAGAGATGAGGATTCAActcaatcaaacaaatataggCCAGCTGTTCTTCTTGTTCCTTATTTCTTTTTCTCCTCCCCCATTCTCAAATCAATCATCACCAGCAAATCTATTAATTCAATCCGCCATGGGAATGTCAATAGCTTTCTCACACCAAAGCTTATTGGGTACTAACTACGCCCTTCCATTTTTTTCCCACATAATTTCCAAAACCTCTACCAATATCCCAAACCCCAATTCCAAACTTCACACTACCATTTACAACTCTTCCTTCCAATCccataatcatcatcatcacaaaGACAACGACGACAATTCTTCTACCaggtttctttctttctttctcttccaTCATTTATTCATCTCCGATTGATTGATTATTCATCACGAGGATCTGTAGGAAGGAAACCCATCTGGCTAAGCTAGCCGTGGTCACACTAGCCGCCGGAGTTTTAGCACTGAGCTCAGTAGATCCAGCATCGGCCGCCAAGAGTGGCGGCAGAGTTGGAGGTCAGGCTTTCCGCCCTTCAGCTCCTCGCCCTTCAAGTCCTAGAATCAACAATTCAAGGTAAGAAATATATCAATCTATCTTCATGAAGTGAAATGATATTTTCCCGTTGCACGGTTGCAGGACCAATATCTATATTAATCCTCGAGTTGCTCCACCTCTGGGTGGAGGATATGGATACGGAGGATATGGCGTACCGTTCTATGGAGGTTGGGGATGGTCTCCATTTTCATTCTTTGCCCCTGGACCTGGTGTGGCGGTTGGGGTTGGAGGTGGGTTTGATACACTTGCACTTTTCTTGTTTCTTGGTGCTGCTGCTGCTGTGGTTAGGAAGTTCTTTGGTGGATCTagggatgaagatgatgattacTAGATAACTTTAatacttttcttcttcttcttcttcttcttcttgtgttTTGGTTCTTCTTTGATAGTTAAAAAGAATCATCTCATATGAATATCCATTGTAATTAACTCGGTTCCAAGAGGACCATAAATTGGCttcattttaaaaaacactTTTGTATCTAAATTAGGTATGGCAAAAAATTTgtgaatgaatttgaaaatacaAATTGCCCCTATTTGGATTCAATTTGGTTTTTTCATCTTGATCCTTATATTGTGGAAAAAAATATGACACCAAattgtgttttcaaatgaacctttcAGAGCAAGTGTGATATGAAACTATGATACACCAAAATCATGCAATTTCCATGTACTTGATTATTTTATCGTCCAACTATTGTACATGAGTTGTGCCAATTCTATCATCGCATCCTTGGGTTTAAGTTGAAACAATTTCATATacactttgttttcaaatagtATTACACCGCATTCAACATCTAGATAGAAGAAACATAATTAGGTGTTTCTAATTGGAGTCCATACAAGGCTGCTATCATTGATCTAATTCTTTATTGATTATCTTTTTTTTGATAAGCACAAAACAATGATCAATTCAACTACCTTCTACTTGAGGATAACTCCTACCTTACCATTATGTATGTCTCTATTTCtgttattattttgattagtcGAATATTGGATCCCGATGAGTAGTCTCCTAACTGATTaagagaatttatttattttattattttcttaatcaaccatttaaaatttaaaatttatttgattttactaTAAGAATCCTAATAATTCCGGTTTGAAATACTCTTAACCTAATTCAactttaatgatttaaaattttgatggtacgattttacgattttataagttattttaatttaatgactttatattattttacaaaataatttgattttatatttatatatttaaaaaaacttattacttatttaattgattttgtaattataagTTTAggtagtattatttatttatgattgttttaaattaattttatatttaaaatataaaaataaaaataatatataactaaaattattttaaaataaactatcatgatttcatataaaatatcgatttaatttaaattttcgaTATTAACTgccttattttaaatatattaaatattttttattttaaatatattaaatattaaaaattaaaatatttaaactaaaaacaatataaaatattataaattaaacttaatatcTTAAATGATATGTtagtacaaaatataaattaacataataacTGTCTGCTGACTTGTAGTTTGGACGTCTGGATGACTATTAACCGGATCATCCATCTGATCAGACAAGTAAATTCTATTGATCGgagcttcatcatcactatcagattcaagacttgtcatttctaatctgttagcaatTTCAATGAATtcgttaaaattattttcaacagattcatcacaaacaacatgataaaattcttcaacagttagtaTTAGATTATTAAATACTCTATAAGATTTACTAACTAAGGAGTAACCTAGTATGATTCtagcatctgctttagcatcaaaagcagtcaaatgatttttcccattgttgtgaataaaacacttacatcagaaaatttgaaagtatgaaactttaaaattcttccATAAAAGAGTTCATAAGTTGTTTTGTTAAAgcgtttattaatcattgaccggttttgtgtatagtaAGCTTTGTTTATGGCTTATGCCCATAACTTCTGAGAAACACCTAAATTGGCTAGCATAGATCACACTACTTCCTTCAGTGTTCTGACTCTCCTCTCCGCAACGCTATTCTGTTGAGAAGttttggcactagacaactcgtgtctaatatataccagactcctcgagataagaagATAGACGTCTTTGGTGAACTCGATTCTccgatcacttctaattttgatgatacttaaatattttttgttttgaagtaTTTTAAGGATCTTTATCAAATTCTCCGCAGTCTAATCTTTAGATGgtaagaaaataacccaagtaaatcttgaaaaatcatcaattatgaccagagaatctcattcctcccaagCTGTTTACTGGAATTGGACCGAACGGGTCCATGTGCAATAGTTCCTAGCATcggttggattgagatttccctttactcttAAATGTTGATCTGACCTATTTTCCCAACTGTCAAGCAGGGAAAAAATtgtgttttgaaaatttaatttaggtAAACTAGAAACTAAATCAtgtgaacaaatgttgttaatagttttaaaattaatatgatttaatctcttattccatagccaattttgatcatttttggctatcatgcatacgaaattagatatcttatttttccagttcattttgtaagaatttcctACTCTGCTTCCGGTCAGTAGGGTGTTACCCTACTAATCCTTAAccagacatgcatgagtttgaaaatcaatagtatATTCATTGTCACACAATTGGCTTATACTAATCAGGTTATAACATAGGTTCTCAACAAGTAGCACATCGTTGGAGgtgaggttaccatggataatttTGCCCTTAACCACAGTCTTACCCTTtttgttatcaccaaaagtgatcttaggccAAGTACACTTCGTTATTTCAGTTAGAAGTTGTCTAtctccggtcatgtgtctgaaacaaccactgtccagataccagaTTGATTCTTCGAAATATCTAACTTTTTGTAcctataaataaacatatttacagattttggtacccacatttaattgggtcaTCGGTTAATCAATCCCTTGGAATCCATATTTAagttatcttgatggatttcccatgttggATTGTGATTAGTGCCTATGATTTAGGATTAacagacgtcttcctgctagcagTTGTTCcattaaccttaaaggatggtttttgtctaaaaTTCCTTGACTTCCTATCAGATTTTGGTTTGCCAGACTTACTGGCTACTCCCTTTCTAGGCTTCATCCATCTTTCAGTTGGCTTTccataaataatctcatcatTTATTGTTAAGTCCTCAAAGTTTGTATCAGATAATTTTTCAGTTAAACTACCCCTGACAAAGATTATAGCCTTAAGCTTGTCTTTCACTGGGTTTAACTTCTTGTTAGACTTTTCTGGGCTGAtattgtcaaatcctaaaccgtaTTTACATCCGACAAGCCTTAACAGACTAATCTATTGTCTGACTGCATCTCAACACCTCGTCTAGGAACTGACCAAATaagtcaaacgttggttttcagaagactgtgtttgaaccttttccttgagcttctcattctcaaataaGATCTTAgccattttattttcaaaattgtttggttcagaagtttgagatgaagagATGTTAATAGTTTCGTTTTTCAATCTCATCTCATTGAGAGagtctgacaacttcttgtactcagtGACCATATCATTAAGTGCATCAGTTAAGTAATCTCTTATAAACTCTtcagaggagaagtcaaataccttagGTTTTTCCTCTTCCATGAAGCAGATAACGTCTTCATCATCGCTGTTGTTGGATGATGAGTCATCTGAATCGCTTTCGGCCCACTTGGCTTTGCTGTCAGCATCCatgagagccttcagctctttcttGTTCTTATTTTCATCATTTCTCTTGTCATCACACTTTGGCTTCCTGCATTCCACCTTgaagtgtcctagtttatcataattaaaaaacttcaa
This is a stretch of genomic DNA from Impatiens glandulifera chromosome 4, dImpGla2.1, whole genome shotgun sequence. It encodes these proteins:
- the LOC124933481 gene encoding uncharacterized protein LOC124933481 isoform X1, which encodes MGMSIAFSHQSLLGTNYALPFFSHIISKTSTNIPNPNSKLHTTIYNSSFQSHNHHHHKDNDDNSSTRICRKETHLAKLAVVTLAAGVLALSSVDPASAAKSGGRVGGQAFRPSAPRPSSPRINNSRTNIYINPRVAPPLGGGYGYGGYGVPFYGGWGWSPFSFFAPGPGVAVGVGGGFDTLALFLFLGAAAAVVRKFFGGSRDEDDDY
- the LOC124933481 gene encoding uncharacterized protein LOC124933481 isoform X2 encodes the protein MGMSIAFSHQSLLGTNYALPFFSHIISKTSTNIPNPNSKLHTTIYNSSFQSHNHHHHKDNDDNSSTRKETHLAKLAVVTLAAGVLALSSVDPASAAKSGGRVGGQAFRPSAPRPSSPRINNSRTNIYINPRVAPPLGGGYGYGGYGVPFYGGWGWSPFSFFAPGPGVAVGVGGGFDTLALFLFLGAAAAVVRKFFGGSRDEDDDY